The genomic DNA AGAGCCCCCCCGCCGCGAGGTAGACGTTTCGCGGGCCGTCCTCGGCCATCTCGCGCCCCGTCTCGAGCAGTCCCACACCCGGGAGCAGCATCCAGCCGCCGACGGCGAGCGGGAGGAAGACCTGGCCGAGAACGGGGGTGACCAGTCCGATCAGCCCGGCCGCCGTGACGGGGATGCCGGCGGCGACGACCAGCCACCAGACCGAGAGGATTCCCTCGCGCATCTCGCGGTAGGAGAGCGCCGCGAAGCCCACCAGCAGGACCGCCATCACGCCGTGAGCGATGAGCAGCGTACGGGTCGCTACGAGGTCGACGTGGGCGGCGATGACGACCGCCCACGCCGCCGGGACAAGAAGCGCCGGGCCGTTCGCGCGGAGCCTGCGGAGCATGGCGGCGCTTCTCGGCGCCCCCCAATCAATCCGCCTGCCGGTCCCGGACCCGTCTGCGAACGAGCGCCTCCGTTGCTGGCGCTCGATGTCGGGACTCGTCGCGGGACCGGACCGTCCGTGGAGGGCCCGAACGGTCGGCCCGTCGTCGGGTCAGGCCGTCGTCGGGGTGCCGTCCTCGGCCATCCCGGTCTCCGTTCCGGGGGCCGCCGTCGCCTCGGTCGGCGTGGCTTCCGGTTCTGCGGTCGGCGTGCCCTCAGGTTCTGCGGTCGGCGTGCCCTCAGGTTCGGGCGTCGGCGTTCCTTCCGGTTCGGGCGTCGGCGTGGGTTCACCCATGCCGTCGTCGCCGGGGAGCCGGACGGTCGTCGTCCCGTTCTCGGTCACCGTCGTGGCGTCCTCGATGAGCCCCACCCGGAACGACTGCGAGCTGTTGTCCGGGACCACGTAGCCCAGCGCCAGTGCGGAGTAGGCAGAGCCGCCCTGGAGCGAGACGTTCGCCGTCGTGACGATGGGCCCGTCGTTGGACGCCGTCGCCAGGCGGATCTCCGCCGTGTAGTTCCCCGCCGGGACGGTCACGTAGTCCGAGGCGTTACGGAACGTGAGGTTCTCGGCTACCACGGCCCCGCCGGCCGTGGTCACGTCGACCGTGGGCGCGTCCGGCGAGAGGTGGAGGACCCGGAGCGCGGACTCGTTCTCGGCGGGCTGTGGCGCGTCGTCGCTGTAGCCAACCAGCGCGAACTCGGTCAGCGTGTTCGGTTCGGTCGCACCGGTGGCGGCGATGGTCACCGCGCCCGGCTCGAGAGCCACGGCCCCATCGAACACCACGGCCTCGCGGTCACCTGCCGCGGTGACGGTGAGGTTGTACGTTCCGGGGGCGAGCTCCGCGTAGTCGCTGACGTTCGCGAAGGAGAGGTTCGTCAGGAACGTCTGGTTCTCGACGTAGACGTCGACCGGCGGCGCGTCCGGCGATGCGTGCAGTGCCCGGACGTAACTCGGGCCCTCGGTCACGTTGTCGGTGGGCTCTTCAGTCGGTGTTTCCTCTGGCGCCTCCTCTGTCGGTGTTTCCTCTGGCGCCTCCTCTGTCGGTGTTTCCTCTGGCGCCTCCTCTGTCGGTGTTTCCTCTGGTGCCTCCTCGGCGGGGGTTCCTGTAGGTGTCTCGGCCATCGGTGTACCCTCGGTGGGTGTCGGTTCCTCCTGAGTGGTACCCAGTGCGATGGTCGTCCCGGCGGCGGCGCTCCCGACGAGCGCCAGCGCAATCAGGACAGTGACCACCGACCGG from Haloglomus litoreum includes the following:
- a CDS encoding DUF4397 domain-containing protein, which gives rise to MPRTTVRSVVTVLIALALVGSAAAGTTIALGTTQEEPTPTEGTPMAETPTGTPAEEAPEETPTEEAPEETPTEEAPEETPTEEAPEETPTEEPTDNVTEGPSYVRALHASPDAPPVDVYVENQTFLTNLSFANVSDYAELAPGTYNLTVTAAGDREAVVFDGAVALEPGAVTIAATGATEPNTLTEFALVGYSDDAPQPAENESALRVLHLSPDAPTVDVTTAGGAVVAENLTFRNASDYVTVPAGNYTAEIRLATASNDGPIVTTANVSLQGGSAYSALALGYVVPDNSSQSFRVGLIEDATTVTENGTTTVRLPGDDGMGEPTPTPEPEGTPTPEPEGTPTAEPEGTPTAEPEATPTEATAAPGTETGMAEDGTPTTA